Proteins from a genomic interval of Quercus lobata isolate SW786 chromosome 11, ValleyOak3.0 Primary Assembly, whole genome shotgun sequence:
- the LOC115966267 gene encoding uncharacterized protein LOC115966267 isoform X1: MLLFQAASIQHNISSPPLLIYICFVWIIGQGVLEKIGELKKQLFEIENQHITALTPEAPTGSRRLEIAVKNGKKLQNVHRTHSLKAYPVVYIGYEDGEIVDELKPKKPADPVDGSNPVWDAKFTRDFDEAGQERLYLFVRVESNRKIRSGSKFVGEFSVAIKDLLKDFGDAVDKKSVRQDIMNKKGEAHGKVTFEYKFTGTLDPQPADPPLPQEDSPQPANGRHDSNRHSFLRAFAGKVVRTLVGELLNIVVGRILN; this comes from the exons ATGCTCCTCTTTCAAGCCGCCTCTATCCAGCACAACATCTCCTCACCTCCATTACTGATCTATATCTGCTTTGTTTGGATTATAG gtcagggtgttctTGAGAAAATTGGAGAACTGAAGAAGCAGCTATTTGAGATTGAAAACCAAC ACATCACGGCTCTCACCCCCGAAGCACCAACGGGTTCGAGACGTCTAGAGATAGCCGTTAAGAATGGTAAGAAGCTACAGAATGTACATCGGACTCATAGCCTGAAGGCTTACCCGGTCGTTTACATCGGCTATGAAGACGGTGAGATCGTCGATgaattaaagccaaaaaaaccTGCTGACCCAGTCGATGGTTCAAACCCTGTGTGGGACGCCAAGTTCACCAGAGACTTTGATGAGGCCGGGCAGGAAAGGCTTTATCTCTTTGTTAGGGTTGAATCTAATCGCAAAATCCGTTCAGGCAGCAAATTTGTCGGTGAATTTAGTGTTGCCATTAAAGACCTACTTAAAGATTTTGGTGATGCTGTTGACAAGAAATCAGTCAGACAAGATATCATGAACAAGAAAGGGGAGGCCCATGGGAAAGTAACTTTTGAGTACAAGTTCACGGGAACTCTCGATCCTCAACCTGCAGATCCTCCTCTTCCTCAGGAGGATTCTCCTCAACCTGCTAATGGAAGGCATGACAGCAACCGTCACTCATTTCTTAGGGCATTTGCAGGGAAAGTGGTGAGGACTCTGGTGGGTGAGTTGCTCAATATTGTGGTAGGAAGGATTTTGAATTAA
- the LOC115966267 gene encoding uncharacterized protein LOC115966267 isoform X2 has translation MEGQGVLEKIGELKKQLFEIENQHITALTPEAPTGSRRLEIAVKNGKKLQNVHRTHSLKAYPVVYIGYEDGEIVDELKPKKPADPVDGSNPVWDAKFTRDFDEAGQERLYLFVRVESNRKIRSGSKFVGEFSVAIKDLLKDFGDAVDKKSVRQDIMNKKGEAHGKVTFEYKFTGTLDPQPADPPLPQEDSPQPANGRHDSNRHSFLRAFAGKVVRTLVGELLNIVVGRILN, from the exons ATGGAAG gtcagggtgttctTGAGAAAATTGGAGAACTGAAGAAGCAGCTATTTGAGATTGAAAACCAAC ACATCACGGCTCTCACCCCCGAAGCACCAACGGGTTCGAGACGTCTAGAGATAGCCGTTAAGAATGGTAAGAAGCTACAGAATGTACATCGGACTCATAGCCTGAAGGCTTACCCGGTCGTTTACATCGGCTATGAAGACGGTGAGATCGTCGATgaattaaagccaaaaaaaccTGCTGACCCAGTCGATGGTTCAAACCCTGTGTGGGACGCCAAGTTCACCAGAGACTTTGATGAGGCCGGGCAGGAAAGGCTTTATCTCTTTGTTAGGGTTGAATCTAATCGCAAAATCCGTTCAGGCAGCAAATTTGTCGGTGAATTTAGTGTTGCCATTAAAGACCTACTTAAAGATTTTGGTGATGCTGTTGACAAGAAATCAGTCAGACAAGATATCATGAACAAGAAAGGGGAGGCCCATGGGAAAGTAACTTTTGAGTACAAGTTCACGGGAACTCTCGATCCTCAACCTGCAGATCCTCCTCTTCCTCAGGAGGATTCTCCTCAACCTGCTAATGGAAGGCATGACAGCAACCGTCACTCATTTCTTAGGGCATTTGCAGGGAAAGTGGTGAGGACTCTGGTGGGTGAGTTGCTCAATATTGTGGTAGGAAGGATTTTGAATTAA
- the LOC115967078 gene encoding protein ALP1-like: MAEVRDGNPTNCHEMFRMTLDLFYYLVKELKHYGYLKEGKGRVDVQEAVAIFLYTVGHNTRMRPVADRFQHSTETVDCKFRRVLRAVHTWGQHLIKPDPNVVGLPEHLRGNNKYDPWFERSIGAIDGTHVSSRPSAIRLRTHRSRKSTVTTNVMCACDHDMRFTYVHGGWEGSANDSRVFEEAIKDPKHGFPWPPEGSYYLVDSGYPIGASFLPPHKATRYHAQEFRRRSTRQPKSGKELFNYRHSSLRMVIERCFGVLKARFPILSNMAKYKQYRQRLVVSACCALHNFIRINNRRDVLFNTWENLGRDDMQTENNGNSPKSSANVERRHVREMSNASKRAMGEFRDDITDRMWEEYVRRRR, translated from the exons ATGGCTGAAGTGAGAGATGGCAATCCTACCAATTGTCATGAGATGTTCCGCATGACACTAGATTTATTCTATTACTTGGTTAAGGAGCTGAAACATTATGGGTACTTGAAGGAAGGGAAGGGGCGTGTTGATGTGCAAGAGGCAGTGGCCATATTCTTGTATACTGTTGGGCATAATACTCGGATGCGGCCTGTGGCAGACAGATTTCAGCATTCCACTGAAACTGTGGATTGCAAGTTCCGTAGGGTTTTGCGAGCTGTCCACACATGGGGCCAACATTTAATCAAGCCGGATCCGAATGTGGTAGGCCTTCCAGAGCATTTGCGGGGGAACAATAAGTATGACCCTTGGTTTGAG AGAAGCATAGGAGCTATTGACGGAACACATGTTAGTTCTCGGCCTTCAGCGATAAGACTCCGGACTCATAGGAGTCGCAAGAGCACTGTTACAACCAACGTCATGTGTGCATGTGACCATGACATGCGGTTTACGTATGTCCATGGTGGTTGGGAGGGAAGCGCCAACGACTCCAGGGTGTTTGAAGAAGCTATTAAAGACCCAAAGCATGGCTTCCCATGGCCACCGGAAG GTTCCTATTACTTGGTTGATTCGGGGTATCCCATTGGTGCATCGTTCCTTCCACCACATAAGGCCACCCGATATCATGCTCAAGAATTCAGGAGGAGGAGTACTAGGCAACCAAAATCGGGGAAAGAGTTGTTTAATTATAGACACTCTTCATTGCGTATGGTGATTGAGAGGTGTTTTGGAGTCTTGAAGGCTCGCTTTCCCATCTTGAGCAACATGGCGAAGTATAAGCAATATCGTCAGCGTTTAGTTGTTTCTGCGTGTTGTGCGTTACATAATTTCATACGCATCAATAATCGAAGGGATGTTCTGTTTAACACGTGGGAGAACCTTGGTAGGGATGATATGCAAACCGAAAACAATGGGAACTCTCCTAAGTCGAGTGCAAATGTCGAAAGAAGACATGTGAGGGAGATGTCTAATGCATCGAAGAGAGCAATGGGTGAATTTAGGGATGATATAACTGACCGTATGTGGGAGGAGTACGTGCGACGTCGACGTTAG